The proteins below are encoded in one region of Chroogloeocystis siderophila 5.2 s.c.1:
- a CDS encoding aromatic ring-hydroxylating oxygenase subunit alpha, producing the protein MELATTLTSHTVQNAVREVGINPNHWYAVGWAEQLIPGEIISVVIWQQAIAVYRDINGQLHALEDFCPHKGVALHKGKVHGCNLACAYHGWEFDSKGSCVKIPYLPEQQKLPRATVRSYPIQEKYNLIWIFPGEPNLAATCQLPHIPEFFEGEWLVVPISAHFQAHFSICNENTMDVFHGFLHQGLQGWFDPVLLSLKETETSVRAEYNVSYKGHMAKFLGLSDRADTVTTLPITVEYRYPHYATSLQGVSSLYLMRLPIGPNESRSFALFFFKVRLPQWVLQPLKPILIPLLQHFVLSKFLAQDIEMIESEQRNYLANRQRRYVEINPAIIAIQRLIVRQYEQFMQKSIQPSLKYQERESITNSTSGS; encoded by the coding sequence ATGGAACTGGCGACAACACTCACAAGCCACACTGTGCAAAATGCTGTCCGTGAGGTAGGAATTAACCCAAATCACTGGTATGCGGTAGGTTGGGCAGAACAACTCATACCTGGAGAAATTATATCTGTCGTCATCTGGCAGCAGGCGATCGCAGTCTACCGCGATATCAATGGTCAACTTCATGCACTCGAAGATTTTTGCCCACACAAAGGTGTTGCATTACACAAAGGTAAAGTCCACGGCTGTAACCTGGCTTGTGCTTACCACGGTTGGGAATTTGATAGCAAAGGAAGTTGTGTAAAAATTCCTTACTTACCAGAACAACAAAAGCTACCGCGTGCAACTGTTCGCAGCTATCCTATTCAAGAAAAATATAATCTGATTTGGATTTTTCCTGGGGAACCTAATCTTGCTGCAACTTGTCAATTACCCCATATTCCAGAGTTTTTTGAAGGTGAGTGGTTAGTTGTACCCATCTCTGCTCATTTTCAGGCACATTTTTCTATCTGCAATGAAAACACAATGGATGTGTTTCATGGATTTCTGCACCAAGGATTGCAAGGCTGGTTCGATCCCGTTTTACTCAGCCTCAAAGAAACCGAAACTTCCGTACGGGCAGAGTATAATGTCTCATACAAAGGACATATGGCGAAATTCCTGGGGTTAAGCGATCGCGCCGATACCGTCACTACATTGCCCATTACTGTAGAGTATCGTTACCCGCACTATGCAACCTCATTACAAGGCGTTTCCTCTTTATACTTGATGCGTTTACCCATAGGACCTAACGAAAGTCGTTCATTTGCCTTATTCTTTTTTAAAGTCCGCCTACCACAATGGGTACTACAACCGCTCAAACCCATACTCATACCACTACTTCAGCACTTTGTCTTGTCTAAGTTTCTAGCGCAAGACATTGAAATGATCGAAAGCGAACAGCGCAACTATCTTGCGAATCGCCAACGCAGATATGTAGAAATTAATCCAGCAATTATTGCTATTCAACGATTAATTGTCCGGCAATATGAACAATTTATGCAAAAATCTATACAACCGTCCTTAAAATACCAGGAGCGAGAATCAATTACCAATTCTACGAGTGGGTCTTAA
- a CDS encoding ATP-dependent Clp protease ATP-binding subunit: MFEYFTDKAIKVIMLSQEETRRLGHNLVGTEQILLGLIGEGTGVAAKVLTELGVSLQDARAEVEKIIGRGDRFVPAELPFTPKVKRVFEQALAEARQLGNNYIDTEHILLGLLREGDGVAAKVLSNLGIHLEQIRTAVIKKHGEVAAVSVGNTDRRSGRTASKTATLDEFSTNLTKLAAEGKIDPVVGREKEIERAIQILGRRTKNNPVLIGEPGVGKTAIAEGLAQRIVTQNVPDILEDRQVISLDMGLLIAGTRFRGDFEERIKAIIEEIRAAGNIILMIDEIHTLISTGGVEGGMDAANILKPALARGELQCLGATTLDEYRKHIERDAALERRFQPIMVGEPSVDETIEILHGLRTTYEQHHRVKITDIALEAAAQLSDRYISDRFLPDKAIDLIDEAGSRVRLRNSQASATSQVKRELVQVSRDKEAAVRVQDFDKARQIRDRELELEAQIKAISENQNDVNTPVVDEEDIAQIVASWTGVPVNKLTETESELLLHLEDTLHQRIIGQQEAVTAVSRAIRRARVGLKNPERPIASFIFSGPTGVGKTELTKALAAYFFGSEEAMIRLDMSEFMERHTVSKLIGSPPGYVGYDEGGQLTEAVRRRPYTVVLFDEIEKAHPDVFNMMLQIMDDGRLTDAKGRTVDFKNTLLIMTSNIGSRVIEKGGGGLGFEIADSQSESSYNRIRNLVNEELKQHFRPEFLNRVDDIIVFRQLTKPEITQIADILLREVSTRLVEQGIELDVTAKFKDRVVQEGYNPSYGARPLRRAIVRLLEDSLAEAMLAGSIKIGDTAIVDVDDRGEVKVEKVANKELLLSSVS, translated from the coding sequence ATGTTTGAATACTTTACAGATAAAGCCATCAAGGTAATCATGCTATCCCAGGAAGAGACACGTCGCCTGGGACACAACTTGGTAGGAACCGAGCAGATTCTTTTAGGCTTGATTGGAGAAGGTACGGGAGTAGCAGCAAAAGTGCTGACCGAGCTAGGAGTATCCCTCCAAGATGCACGCGCAGAAGTAGAAAAAATTATCGGTAGGGGAGATCGATTTGTCCCCGCTGAACTTCCTTTCACTCCCAAAGTTAAGCGTGTTTTTGAGCAAGCTCTAGCTGAAGCTCGGCAACTCGGAAACAACTACATTGACACAGAACACATTCTCTTAGGATTACTTCGCGAAGGCGACGGCGTAGCAGCGAAAGTACTGAGTAACTTAGGTATTCACCTCGAACAAATTCGCACCGCAGTCATTAAAAAGCATGGAGAGGTAGCAGCCGTTTCTGTGGGTAATACCGACCGCCGTAGTGGTCGCACTGCAAGTAAAACAGCGACTCTAGATGAATTTAGCACCAATTTAACAAAGCTCGCCGCCGAAGGTAAGATCGACCCTGTTGTGGGACGCGAGAAAGAAATCGAACGCGCGATCCAGATTCTCGGACGGCGGACGAAGAATAACCCCGTGTTAATCGGTGAACCTGGTGTTGGAAAAACCGCGATCGCCGAAGGACTCGCCCAACGAATTGTTACCCAAAACGTTCCTGACATCCTCGAAGATCGCCAAGTCATCAGCCTAGACATGGGGTTACTGATTGCGGGTACGCGCTTTAGAGGTGACTTTGAAGAACGCATCAAAGCAATCATAGAGGAAATTCGCGCTGCGGGTAACATCATCCTCATGATCGACGAAATTCACACTTTGATCAGTACTGGTGGTGTTGAAGGTGGTATGGATGCGGCGAATATCCTCAAGCCAGCATTAGCCCGTGGTGAGTTGCAGTGTCTCGGTGCTACAACACTCGATGAATACCGCAAGCACATCGAACGCGATGCAGCACTTGAGCGTCGTTTCCAGCCGATTATGGTTGGCGAACCTTCGGTAGATGAAACGATTGAGATTCTGCACGGTTTACGCACGACTTACGAACAACATCACCGCGTCAAAATTACTGATATCGCCCTAGAAGCCGCTGCACAGCTATCAGATCGTTACATTAGCGATCGCTTCTTACCCGATAAAGCCATCGACTTGATTGATGAAGCAGGTTCGCGCGTTCGTTTAAGAAACTCGCAAGCATCTGCGACAAGCCAAGTCAAGCGCGAATTAGTCCAAGTATCGCGCGACAAAGAAGCCGCCGTTAGAGTACAAGACTTCGATAAAGCAAGACAAATACGCGATCGCGAGTTAGAACTTGAAGCTCAAATCAAAGCGATTTCTGAAAATCAAAACGATGTCAACACTCCTGTTGTTGATGAAGAAGACATTGCGCAAATCGTTGCTTCCTGGACTGGCGTACCTGTTAATAAGTTGACAGAAACCGAATCTGAATTGCTGTTGCACTTAGAAGACACCCTACATCAGCGGATTATCGGTCAACAAGAAGCTGTAACAGCAGTTTCTCGCGCAATTCGCCGCGCTAGAGTTGGCTTAAAGAACCCAGAGCGCCCAATCGCGAGCTTTATCTTCTCAGGTCCTACCGGAGTTGGTAAAACCGAACTAACCAAAGCGCTTGCTGCTTATTTCTTCGGTTCAGAAGAAGCGATGATTCGCCTCGATATGTCCGAGTTTATGGAACGCCACACGGTTTCCAAACTGATTGGATCACCTCCTGGATATGTTGGATACGATGAAGGCGGACAACTTACAGAAGCAGTACGTCGCAGACCTTACACTGTAGTGCTATTCGACGAAATCGAGAAAGCACACCCCGATGTCTTCAACATGATGTTGCAAATCATGGATGATGGTCGCTTGACAGATGCCAAAGGTCGGACAGTAGACTTCAAGAATACGCTACTGATCATGACTTCCAATATTGGTTCGCGAGTCATCGAAAAAGGTGGCGGCGGTTTAGGGTTTGAGATTGCTGATAGTCAAAGCGAGTCGAGTTACAATCGCATTCGCAATCTTGTGAATGAAGAGTTGAAGCAACACTTCCGCCCTGAGTTCCTTAACCGCGTAGACGATATCATTGTCTTCCGTCAGTTGACCAAACCAGAAATCACGCAAATCGCTGATATTCTGTTGCGCGAAGTTTCCACCCGCTTGGTAGAACAAGGAATCGAACTCGATGTGACTGCTAAGTTCAAAGACCGCGTAGTTCAAGAAGGCTACAACCCTAGCTACGGTGCAAGACCATTACGTCGAGCGATCGTGCGACTGCTTGAAGATAGTCTAGCCGAAGCAATGCTAGCAGGTTCAATCAAAATCGGAGACACAGCTATTGTTGACGTTGACGATCGCGGTGAAGTCAAGGTAGAAAAAGTAGCCAACAAAGAGTTGTTACTATCTTCTGTTAGTTAA
- a CDS encoding aminotransferase class I/II-fold pyridoxal phosphate-dependent enzyme, with product MQVIKEYVQRWYESGLDPDEYVCHRKQGNLVEISDADTGEKRTVLTFCTNDVLGLVQCEAVKQAAIDAILQYGTSNSSTSVLSGRITLHQQLEDEISAFKHLPHTQLFLNAWMAMQAMMDAFCHLAIPVPGFQNTRETLILTDVLNHGCIVSAVVNAGTRSGKVFSHSPQVRVKAYRHCDVEDLRRKLQRYARPGDRILVVSDAVFSMDGDIAPLPDMLNVLHHYEGSVLLMDEAHASGALGATGRGIYEHFGILPTQAIERGVVPLIMTTFSKFAASAGAAISTHVAELKPLLNVSPTSIGTISLSPPLAAAALESIRQVRQRPELVQNLQANTRYLRSRLAEHDFVAIGETNVIPVILTSEINPKIFARQLMHNYGLWVSPIWFIAKPRLRITVNALHSREEMDRLVAGMVATRDLFYKPTLSA from the coding sequence GTGCAAGTTATCAAAGAATACGTTCAACGGTGGTACGAAAGCGGACTCGATCCCGATGAGTACGTTTGTCATCGCAAGCAAGGTAATCTCGTCGAGATTTCTGACGCAGACACAGGTGAGAAGAGAACTGTTCTCACCTTCTGCACCAACGATGTTTTGGGACTCGTACAATGCGAAGCAGTAAAACAAGCGGCGATTGATGCGATCCTTCAATATGGCACATCGAATAGTTCCACATCCGTTTTAAGCGGGCGGATTACATTACACCAACAGCTAGAAGACGAAATATCTGCATTCAAGCATTTACCGCATACACAACTATTTCTCAATGCGTGGATGGCGATGCAAGCGATGATGGACGCGTTTTGTCACCTTGCAATTCCTGTACCAGGATTTCAAAATACCCGCGAAACACTCATTCTTACTGATGTCCTGAATCATGGCTGTATTGTGTCGGCGGTTGTCAACGCGGGAACACGTTCAGGGAAAGTGTTTAGTCACAGCCCGCAAGTACGCGTTAAAGCTTATCGTCATTGTGATGTCGAAGACTTGCGGCGGAAGTTACAGCGCTACGCTCGACCTGGCGATCGCATTTTAGTCGTTTCCGATGCCGTATTCTCGATGGATGGGGACATCGCCCCACTCCCCGATATGCTCAATGTGTTACACCACTACGAAGGCAGTGTGCTATTAATGGATGAAGCGCATGCTAGCGGCGCATTAGGGGCGACAGGACGCGGGATTTACGAGCATTTTGGCATTTTACCTACGCAGGCAATCGAACGCGGTGTAGTACCGCTGATTATGACGACGTTTTCAAAGTTTGCTGCGTCAGCTGGTGCCGCAATTAGCACGCACGTTGCTGAGTTAAAACCTTTATTAAATGTCTCGCCAACGTCAATCGGGACAATTTCACTATCACCACCACTTGCAGCAGCAGCGTTGGAAAGTATTCGCCAAGTGCGTCAACGTCCTGAATTGGTACAGAACTTGCAAGCAAATACCCGCTATTTGCGATCGCGGCTTGCGGAACACGATTTTGTCGCAATTGGTGAGACGAACGTTATTCCTGTTATTCTAACATCAGAAATCAATCCGAAAATCTTTGCGCGGCAATTGATGCATAACTATGGGCTGTGGGTGTCGCCGATCTGGTTTATCGCCAAACCGCGCTTGCGCATCACTGTCAACGCCTTACATTCGCGTGAAGAGATGGATCGCTTAGTTGCAGGTATGGTAGCCACCAGAGATTTATTTTATAAACCAACGCTCAGCGCCTAA
- a CDS encoding NAD-dependent epimerase/dehydratase family protein, whose protein sequence is MKALVTGANGFTGSHLVYALQQRGAQVVGLVRKSSNLSRLANSQLQLVYGDITDRDALQTAMQGVNTVFHTAAYVELGLVNADKMQRVNVEGTRAVMEVAQASGVSKIIYCSTIGIFGDTKGEVVDETFQRRQTDFSSAYDRTKYQAQQIVDEFASQDLPVVSVLPSGIFGADDPHFGPVLQQFLKGRLKLWAGGDRITGIVHVDDLVDAMLLAAEKSPPGEHYIISAGELSTREMFELLSQQTGIPIPAEAPKSIVKLAGNLLDPIGRLLQWQPPLSRERIHYIYDRCVRVDATKARQKLGWKPRSVKETLSEIAKALQESG, encoded by the coding sequence ATGAAGGCACTTGTCACGGGAGCTAACGGCTTTACTGGCTCTCACTTAGTTTATGCGCTACAACAACGCGGCGCGCAAGTTGTGGGTTTGGTACGCAAGTCAAGCAACTTATCACGTCTTGCCAATTCTCAGTTGCAACTCGTCTACGGTGATATCACAGATCGCGATGCTTTGCAAACGGCAATGCAAGGTGTTAATACGGTATTTCATACCGCCGCCTATGTTGAGTTAGGGTTAGTCAATGCAGACAAAATGCAGCGCGTCAATGTCGAGGGAACTCGCGCGGTGATGGAAGTTGCCCAAGCATCAGGGGTATCGAAGATTATATATTGCAGCACGATTGGTATCTTTGGCGATACCAAAGGCGAAGTTGTCGATGAGACATTTCAACGCCGACAAACCGACTTTTCCTCAGCTTACGATCGCACAAAATATCAAGCCCAACAAATTGTCGATGAATTTGCATCCCAAGATCTTCCAGTTGTAAGCGTCTTACCATCAGGAATCTTTGGTGCAGACGATCCGCATTTTGGTCCAGTATTGCAGCAATTTCTCAAAGGGCGCTTAAAGTTATGGGCGGGAGGCGATCGCATTACCGGAATTGTTCATGTCGATGACTTGGTTGATGCAATGCTGCTAGCCGCTGAGAAAAGTCCTCCAGGAGAACACTACATTATTTCTGCGGGGGAACTTTCGACACGAGAAATGTTTGAATTGCTAAGTCAACAAACAGGAATTCCTATCCCTGCGGAAGCACCAAAATCTATTGTTAAGCTAGCTGGAAATCTTCTCGATCCCATCGGACGTTTATTACAATGGCAACCACCTCTAAGTCGCGAACGGATTCACTATATTTACGATCGCTGCGTGCGAGTTGATGCGACAAAAGCACGTCAAAAGTTAGGCTGGAAACCGCGTTCAGTTAAAGAAACGTTATCAGAAATTGCTAAAGCGCTTCAGGAATCTGGTTAG
- a CDS encoding ABC transporter ATP-binding protein: MAFRSGRECFQVLKGIDLDVSPGDIQLLMGPSGSGKTTLLSILAGLLTPTAGSVYLLGEEITKMSREKLARFRLENIGFIFQGFNLFPALTAAENVELVLNIKGIKGRLARNQAQYLLEQVGLASHTNYKPGDLSGGQKQRVAIARALAGNPQLIMADEPTAALDSRSGHNVIELLRILAKEEGSTVLIVTHDPRIIDVADRVAYMEDGILRQE; the protein is encoded by the coding sequence ATGGCTTTCCGGTCGGGACGAGAATGCTTTCAGGTTCTAAAAGGAATTGACTTAGACGTTTCTCCTGGCGATATTCAACTGTTGATGGGACCATCGGGATCAGGAAAAACGACTTTGCTGTCGATTTTGGCAGGCTTGCTGACACCAACGGCGGGTAGCGTTTATTTACTCGGCGAAGAGATTACAAAAATGTCTCGCGAGAAGTTAGCACGCTTTCGCTTAGAGAATATCGGGTTTATTTTTCAGGGCTTTAACTTGTTTCCAGCACTGACAGCAGCAGAGAATGTCGAATTAGTGCTGAACATCAAAGGGATTAAAGGACGACTAGCACGAAATCAGGCGCAATATCTACTCGAACAGGTAGGCTTGGCTAGTCATACAAATTATAAACCAGGGGACTTATCTGGCGGACAAAAACAACGAGTAGCGATCGCCCGTGCATTAGCAGGTAATCCGCAACTAATTATGGCAGACGAACCCACAGCCGCATTAGACTCGCGTAGCGGACACAATGTGATCGAGTTACTGCGGATATTAGCCAAAGAAGAAGGCTCTACGGTACTCATAGTAACTCACGACCCGCGTATCATTGATGTCGCCGATCGCGTTGCTTACATGGAAGATGGAATTTTACGGCAAGAATGA